The proteins below are encoded in one region of Helianthus annuus cultivar XRQ/B chromosome 2, HanXRQr2.0-SUNRISE, whole genome shotgun sequence:
- the LOC110909325 gene encoding protein PELPK1: protein MACYKVSSFIMILLFVTLVSTGGGKRFAEARNLLEVPDLPKPTLPEIPKPTLPVIPKPTLPELPKPIIPEIPKPTLPEVPKPEVPELPKPTIPEIPKPILPEVPKPEVPVVPKPEVPELPKPTIPEIPKPTLPEVPKPEVPVVQKPEVPELPKPTIPELPKPTFPEIPKPELPTLPKPEVPKVPEVHELPKPTIPELPKDFPIPSLPHP, encoded by the coding sequence ATGGCCTGTTACAAGGTTAGTTCGTTCATCATGATATTGTTGTTTGTCACTTTAGTATCAACCGGCGGCGGAAAACGCTTTGCAGAGGCACGTAATCTTTTGGAGGTTCCCGATCTTCCTAAGCCGACACTTCCAGAGATTCCAAAGCCGACACTTCCTGTGATTCCCAAGCCTACACTTCCTGAGCTTCCAAAGCCCATTATTCCGGAGATTCCCAAGCCTACACTTCCCGAGGTACCAAAGCCTGAAGTTCCAGAGCTTCCAAAGCCTACCATTCCTGAGATTCCCAAGCCTATTCTTCCCGAGGTTCCAAAGCCTGAGGTCCCTGTGGTTCCAAAGCCTGAAGTTCCAGAGCTTCCGAAGCCTACCATTCCTGAGATTCCCAAGCCTACACTTCCCGAGGTTCCAAAGCCCGAGGTCCCCGTGGTACAGAAGCCAGAAGTTCCTGAGCTTCCAAAGCCCACCATTCCCGAGCTTCCCAAGCCTACATTTCCTGAAATTCCAAAGCCAGAGCTTCCAACTCTTCCAAAACCCGAAGTACCAAAGGTTCCAGAAGTCCATGAACTGCCTAAACCCACCATTCCTGAGTTGCCCAAGGACTTTCCTATTCCTTCCCTACCTCATCCATAG